A single region of the Pontimicrobium sp. SW4 genome encodes:
- a CDS encoding amidohydrolase family protein — protein MKKIIYIYSVLMLCCSLTFAQQTPANKQIQAITITGATVHVGNGTVIENAIVVFENGKIQAVGNAQSTSSKGKVIDASGKHLYPGFIGANTSLGLVEVDAVNASNDQVEMGSMIPHVRSLIAYNAESKVVESMRPNGILTAQVSPNGGRISGTSSIMQLDGWNWEDAAIKADDGVHLNWPSSFSRGRWWLGEPPGLRPNSNYSAQVNDIANFVKESKAYLKGKRTTKNLPFEAMKGLFDGSQKLYVHVDDEKGIIDAVNFAVENGMKMVVVGGYQAHAVTGLLKSNNIPVLIDHTHSLPATEDHDYDLPYKNPKLLADAGVLVGIHTGNNSNFQTRNLPFYAGQVVGQGMNKEDALKLITSNIAKILGIDNLLGTIEVGKNATLFISEGDALDMRGNQLTHAFIDGRAISLETHQTELWKRYSNKYKGQ, from the coding sequence ATGAAAAAAATTATATATATATACTCGGTTTTAATGTTATGTTGTTCGCTAACTTTTGCACAACAAACTCCTGCTAATAAGCAGATACAAGCCATTACAATTACAGGAGCAACAGTTCATGTTGGTAACGGAACAGTTATTGAAAATGCTATTGTTGTTTTTGAAAACGGTAAAATTCAAGCAGTTGGAAACGCACAAAGCACTAGTTCTAAAGGTAAAGTTATTGATGCCTCAGGAAAACATTTATATCCAGGTTTTATAGGTGCGAATACGAGTTTAGGACTCGTTGAAGTCGATGCTGTAAACGCAAGTAACGACCAAGTTGAAATGGGAAGTATGATTCCTCATGTACGTAGCTTAATTGCATACAATGCTGAATCTAAAGTAGTAGAATCTATGCGTCCAAATGGGATACTAACAGCACAAGTATCACCTAATGGAGGACGAATTTCAGGAACTTCTTCTATCATGCAATTAGATGGATGGAATTGGGAAGACGCTGCTATTAAAGCTGATGATGGTGTTCATCTTAATTGGCCAAGTAGTTTTTCTAGAGGTCGTTGGTGGTTAGGTGAGCCTCCAGGATTAAGACCAAATAGTAACTATAGCGCACAAGTAAATGATATTGCAAATTTTGTTAAAGAAAGTAAAGCTTATTTAAAAGGAAAACGTACTACTAAGAATTTGCCTTTTGAGGCAATGAAAGGATTATTTGATGGTTCTCAAAAGCTTTATGTTCATGTTGATGATGAAAAAGGAATTATTGATGCTGTTAATTTTGCTGTTGAAAACGGAATGAAAATGGTTGTTGTAGGTGGATATCAAGCTCATGCAGTTACTGGATTATTAAAAAGTAATAATATTCCTGTGTTAATAGACCATACGCATAGTTTACCAGCTACGGAAGATCATGATTATGATTTGCCTTATAAAAATCCTAAATTATTAGCTGATGCTGGTGTTTTAGTTGGTATTCATACAGGAAATAACTCTAACTTCCAAACACGTAACTTACCTTTTTACGCAGGACAAGTTGTAGGACAAGGAATGAATAAAGAAGATGCCTTAAAACTAATTACATCAAATATTGCTAAAATTCTAGGAATTGACAACCTATTAGGAACGATAGAAGTTGGTAAAAATGCTACACTTTTTATTAGTGAGGGAGATGCCTTAGATATGAGAGGTAACCAATTAACTCATGCTTTTATTGATGGTCGTGCTATTAGTTTAGAAACGCATCAAACCGAACTATGGAAACGTTACAGTAATAAATATAAAGGTCAATAA
- a CDS encoding amidohydrolase family protein, protein MNKKYLILMMLLCTISLVAQEHVPKNDGVKSVNTNYTAFTNAKIYVTPTQVIDKGTLLIHDGKVVATGTTVNIPANAVVIDVSGKSIYPSFIDIYSDFGVEKPKRQGGAGSRYDANREGFYWNDHIRPEQNAVDHFKYDSKTASALRKAGFGVVNTHLQDGIMRGTGALVALTSEGGDGERILDDRSADYISLNKSVKSAQSYPSSIMGTFALIRQVHHDADWYAKGGISIKDRSLEAFNNNKNLVKIIAAGSKINALRVDKIGDEFGTQYVILGGGDEYENIKDIKATNAAYILPLNFPNAYDVEDSFAASVLEISAMREWNQRPSNPKALASNGIKFTFTTDGLKSPDMLNANLMKAIEYGLDKTKALEALTTVPAQILGQSNKIGSLKNGVYANFLITSGEMFDKGTKIYENWVKGDKNVINDMTIKDIDGDYSFTVAGKTYDISISGSSSKPKTDVKSDGKQLGSKISYKDNWINLTFTSADTTQQEFMRFTSRVNQGDNLNGKLIDPNGNTVYVIANKASSEDADKKSDMGNRGDKSKDVKIMPITYPNGAYGVSELPKQETTLFKNVTVWTNESDGILKNTDVLIKDGKIAKVGNNLSDRNAKVVDGTGKHLTAGIIDEHTHIAATSINEGGHNSSAEVSIEDVIDPEDISIYRNLAGGVTSAQILHGSANPIGGRSAIIKLKWGESADNLINKNAPKFIKFALGENVKQSRSQSGTRFPRTRMGVEQLFVDNFTRAKEYEAKKKSGQPYRKDIEMETLVEILNGDRFISCHSYVQTEINMMMKVAERFGFKMNTFTHILEGYKVADIMKEHGVGASTFSDWWAYKYEVNDAIPYNASIMHNVGITTAINSDDGEMSRRLNQEAAKTVKYGGVSEEEAWKMVTLNPAKLLHIDNRVGSIKVGKDADVVLWSDNPLSVYAKAEKTMIEGVTYFDIEKDKQMRLKIKQERSELMSMMMQEKNKGMKTQPIKVKEKQLLHCDSMD, encoded by the coding sequence ATGAATAAAAAGTATCTTATTTTAATGATGCTTTTGTGCACAATTTCGCTTGTTGCTCAAGAGCATGTTCCAAAAAACGATGGCGTAAAATCAGTAAACACAAATTATACAGCATTTACAAATGCTAAAATTTATGTCACGCCAACACAAGTAATTGACAAAGGCACATTACTTATCCATGATGGTAAAGTAGTGGCGACTGGAACCACAGTAAACATTCCTGCAAATGCTGTAGTAATTGATGTTTCAGGAAAAAGTATTTATCCTTCATTTATTGACATCTATTCTGATTTTGGAGTAGAAAAACCAAAACGCCAAGGAGGCGCTGGTAGTCGATATGATGCAAATAGAGAAGGATTTTATTGGAATGATCACATTCGACCAGAACAAAATGCAGTTGACCATTTTAAGTACGACTCTAAAACAGCATCGGCTTTACGAAAAGCAGGTTTTGGTGTTGTAAATACACATTTACAGGATGGTATTATGAGAGGAACTGGAGCTTTAGTAGCACTTACAAGTGAAGGTGGAGATGGTGAGCGCATATTAGATGATAGGTCAGCAGATTATATTTCACTGAATAAAAGTGTGAAATCTGCGCAATCCTATCCAAGTTCCATAATGGGAACTTTTGCACTAATTAGACAAGTACATCATGATGCAGATTGGTATGCTAAAGGAGGTATTTCAATTAAGGATCGCTCTTTAGAAGCATTTAATAACAACAAAAATTTAGTTAAAATAATTGCAGCTGGTAGTAAAATTAATGCGCTACGTGTTGATAAAATTGGTGATGAGTTTGGCACTCAATATGTTATTTTAGGAGGAGGTGATGAATATGAAAATATCAAAGATATTAAAGCTACAAATGCGGCTTATATTCTACCCTTAAATTTTCCTAATGCCTATGATGTAGAAGACTCTTTTGCTGCTAGCGTTTTAGAAATATCTGCAATGCGAGAATGGAATCAAAGACCATCCAATCCAAAAGCATTGGCTAGTAATGGTATAAAATTCACCTTTACAACCGATGGGTTAAAATCTCCAGATATGCTTAATGCTAACTTAATGAAAGCTATTGAATATGGGTTAGATAAAACCAAAGCTTTGGAAGCATTAACAACAGTTCCTGCGCAAATTTTAGGGCAATCAAACAAAATTGGTTCTTTAAAAAATGGTGTTTATGCTAATTTTCTAATTACATCTGGTGAAATGTTTGATAAGGGCACAAAAATTTACGAAAATTGGGTTAAAGGTGATAAGAATGTGATTAACGATATGACTATTAAGGATATTGATGGTGACTACTCATTTACCGTTGCTGGAAAAACTTATGACATCTCGATTTCTGGTTCATCTAGCAAGCCTAAAACTGATGTGAAAAGCGATGGCAAACAATTAGGCTCAAAAATATCCTATAAAGATAATTGGATAAATCTAACATTCACTAGCGCTGATACAACTCAGCAAGAGTTTATGAGGTTCACTTCAAGAGTAAATCAAGGAGATAACCTAAATGGAAAACTTATTGACCCAAATGGGAATACTGTATATGTAATTGCCAATAAAGCATCAAGTGAAGATGCTGATAAAAAAAGTGATATGGGTAATCGAGGTGATAAATCTAAAGATGTTAAAATAATGCCTATTACCTATCCAAATGGTGCTTATGGTGTTTCTGAATTACCAAAACAAGAAACCACCTTATTTAAAAATGTAACCGTTTGGACAAACGAATCTGATGGTATTCTTAAAAACACAGATGTTTTAATTAAAGATGGGAAAATTGCTAAAGTCGGGAATAACTTAAGCGATCGTAATGCTAAAGTTGTTGACGGAACAGGAAAACATTTAACCGCTGGAATTATTGATGAACACACACATATTGCTGCTACAAGTATTAATGAAGGTGGTCATAACTCATCAGCTGAAGTATCTATAGAAGATGTTATAGATCCTGAAGATATTAGTATATACCGAAATCTTGCAGGTGGTGTTACTTCTGCTCAAATTTTGCATGGTTCAGCAAATCCAATTGGAGGACGATCAGCCATCATAAAATTAAAATGGGGTGAATCTGCCGACAACCTTATTAATAAAAACGCACCTAAGTTTATAAAATTCGCTCTTGGAGAAAACGTAAAACAATCGCGTTCACAAAGCGGAACACGTTTTCCAAGAACCAGAATGGGAGTTGAACAACTCTTTGTTGACAATTTCACTAGAGCTAAAGAATACGAAGCCAAAAAGAAAAGTGGACAACCTTATAGAAAGGATATTGAAATGGAAACTTTAGTTGAAATACTAAATGGTGATCGCTTTATTAGTTGTCACTCATATGTTCAAACGGAAATTAACATGATGATGAAAGTAGCTGAAAGATTTGGTTTCAAAATGAACACATTTACACACATACTAGAAGGTTATAAAGTAGCTGACATAATGAAAGAACATGGTGTTGGCGCTTCAACATTTAGCGATTGGTGGGCTTACAAATATGAGGTAAATGATGCCATTCCATATAATGCATCTATTATGCATAATGTAGGCATTACTACGGCTATTAATAGTGATGATGGAGAAATGTCTAGACGCTTAAACCAAGAAGCTGCAAAAACAGTAAAATATGGTGGTGTTAGTGAAGAGGAAGCTTGGAAAATGGTAACACTAAATCCAGCTAAATTATTGCATATAGATAATCGTGTAGGTAGTATTAAAGTTGGCAAAGATGCAGATGTTGTATTATGGAGTGACAATCCATTATCTGTATACGCGAAAGCTGAAAAAACCATGATTGAAGGTGTTACCTATTTTGACATTGAAAAAGACAAACAAATGCGTTTAAAAATTAAACAAGAACGTAGTGAATTAATGTCTATGATGATGCAAGAGAAAAATAAAGGCATGAAAACGCAGCCAATAAAAGTAAAAGAAAAGCAACTGCTTCATTGTGATTCAATGGACTAA
- a CDS encoding DUF3810 domain-containing protein has product MLNKKKLIIALSIIPQYFIIKILANYPEFIETYYSNGLYQLTSKILRYAFGWIPFSIGDIIYTIAGIYILRWLVINRKRIRLDTKNWLIDLFSAISIGYFAFYMFWGLNYYRLPVYKSLNIDYKYTTEELIQVTEAFIEKSNAIQKSITNNDSIKVTIPYSKKELFNGTLNGYKALGKKHLMFNYQAKSVKQSIYSLPLTYMGFSGYLNPFTNEAQIDGLIPLYQYPATACHEQAHQLGYAAENETSFIGYLATMNNPDIYFKYSGYVSALNQCLNEVYRRDKEVYEVLKSKINKGILLNYQESYNFWSAYENPLEPVFEVIYGNFLKVNNQDKGMESYSYVVALLVNYFKNKPL; this is encoded by the coding sequence ATGCTGAACAAGAAAAAACTAATAATAGCCTTAAGTATTATACCGCAATACTTCATTATTAAGATATTAGCCAACTATCCTGAATTTATTGAAACTTATTATAGTAATGGCTTATATCAATTAACTTCAAAAATATTGAGATATGCTTTTGGTTGGATTCCTTTTTCAATTGGTGATATAATTTATACCATAGCAGGAATATATATACTAAGGTGGTTAGTAATAAATAGAAAACGTATAAGATTAGATACAAAAAACTGGTTAATTGATCTGTTTTCAGCTATTTCAATTGGATATTTTGCTTTTTATATGTTTTGGGGACTTAACTATTACCGACTTCCTGTTTATAAATCACTTAACATAGATTACAAATATACTACTGAAGAATTAATACAGGTAACAGAAGCTTTTATAGAGAAGTCTAATGCTATCCAAAAATCTATCACAAATAATGATTCAATTAAAGTAACTATTCCATATAGCAAAAAAGAATTATTTAATGGAACATTAAATGGTTATAAAGCTTTAGGCAAAAAACATCTTATGTTTAATTATCAAGCCAAAAGCGTTAAGCAATCCATTTATAGTTTACCACTTACCTATATGGGATTTAGTGGTTACTTAAATCCGTTTACAAATGAGGCTCAAATAGATGGCTTAATTCCTTTATACCAATATCCAGCAACAGCTTGTCATGAGCAAGCTCATCAATTGGGGTATGCAGCCGAAAATGAAACCAGTTTTATTGGCTATTTAGCTACAATGAATAACCCAGATATCTATTTTAAATATTCAGGATATGTTTCTGCTTTAAATCAATGTTTAAATGAAGTCTACAGAAGAGATAAAGAAGTTTATGAGGTTTTAAAGTCTAAAATAAATAAGGGCATTTTACTAAATTACCAAGAATCTTATAATTTTTGGAGTGCTTATGAAAATCCACTAGAACCCGTTTTTGAAGTAATTTACGGTAACTTTTTAAAAGTCAACAACCAAGATAAAGGAATGGAAAGTTATAGTTATGTTGTAGCATTATTGGTAAATTATTTTAAAAATAAACCACTTTAA
- a CDS encoding aminoacyl-histidine dipeptidase translates to MNSEIRNLEPRVLWNKFADLNAVPRPSKKEERVIAFMMEFGNDLGLETIKDTVGNVIIKKPSTPGMEDRKMIVIQSHLDMVHQKNADTNFDFNTQGIEMYIDGDWVKAKGTTLGADNGLGVATIMAILESKTIEHPAIEALFTIDEETGMTGAMGLKGDILEGDILLNLDTEEDDEIGVGCAGGIDVTATRTYKEEPIPEGKKGYKITVKGLQGGHSGMQIHEGLGNSNKILNRLLFDGFENFGLCINEIDGGSLRNAIPRESFANVVIDSVHENAFEYEMKQLSEIISNELKTMEPNLEIIVSKVELPNKMMELGVQEGLTKALYAAHNGVYRMSADIPELVETSNNIARVIVKDGQIKIGCLTRSSVESSKMDLANMLRATFELIGCNVEFSGSYPGWTPNMDSSILNVMHKLYVQLNGSEPHVAACHAGLECGILGTNYPDMEMISFGPNIKGAHSPDERAQISSVQKYWKFVLEILKSIPKK, encoded by the coding sequence ATGAATTCAGAAATAAGAAATCTAGAACCAAGAGTACTATGGAATAAGTTTGCCGACCTAAATGCAGTTCCAAGACCATCTAAAAAAGAAGAAAGAGTCATTGCTTTTATGATGGAGTTTGGAAATGATTTAGGACTTGAAACTATAAAAGATACCGTTGGTAATGTTATTATTAAAAAACCTTCTACTCCTGGAATGGAAGATAGAAAGATGATTGTAATACAGTCGCATTTAGATATGGTACATCAAAAAAATGCAGATACTAATTTCGATTTCAATACACAAGGTATTGAAATGTATATTGATGGAGATTGGGTAAAAGCAAAAGGCACGACTTTAGGAGCTGATAATGGTTTAGGAGTCGCAACTATTATGGCAATATTAGAAAGTAAAACCATTGAACATCCAGCTATTGAAGCTTTATTTACTATTGACGAAGAAACAGGAATGACTGGTGCAATGGGTTTAAAAGGTGATATTTTAGAAGGTGATATTCTATTGAATTTAGACACCGAAGAAGATGACGAAATTGGTGTTGGTTGCGCAGGTGGAATAGATGTTACTGCTACACGAACTTATAAAGAAGAGCCTATTCCTGAAGGGAAAAAAGGATATAAAATTACAGTAAAAGGGTTACAAGGGGGTCATTCAGGAATGCAAATTCACGAAGGTTTGGGTAATTCTAATAAAATATTAAATAGACTTCTTTTTGATGGGTTTGAAAATTTTGGACTATGTATTAATGAAATTGATGGAGGAAGTTTAAGAAACGCTATTCCTAGAGAAAGTTTTGCTAATGTTGTTATAGATTCGGTTCATGAAAATGCTTTTGAATATGAAATGAAGCAATTATCAGAAATTATCTCTAATGAGTTAAAAACTATGGAGCCTAATTTAGAAATTATTGTTTCAAAAGTAGAGCTTCCAAATAAAATGATGGAATTAGGTGTTCAAGAAGGCTTAACAAAAGCTCTTTATGCAGCACATAATGGTGTTTATAGAATGAGTGCAGATATACCAGAATTGGTTGAAACATCTAATAATATAGCAAGAGTTATTGTAAAAGACGGACAAATTAAAATAGGTTGTTTAACACGCTCGTCGGTTGAGTCTTCAAAAATGGATTTGGCTAATATGCTTCGTGCTACTTTTGAGTTAATTGGTTGCAATGTAGAGTTTTCGGGAAGCTATCCTGGTTGGACACCAAATATGGATTCCTCAATTTTAAATGTAATGCATAAATTATATGTTCAACTTAACGGAAGCGAGCCACATGTTGCTGCTTGTCATGCAGGATTAGAATGTGGTATCTTGGGGACTAATTATCCAGATATGGAAATGATAAGTTTTGGGCCTAATATAAAAGGGGCTCACTCACCAGATGAAAGAGCTCAAATCTCATCAGTTCAAAAGTATTGGAAGTTTGTGTTAGAGATACTGAAAAGCATTCCTAAGAAGTAA
- a CDS encoding peptidylprolyl isomerase, translated as MKIFKHSMKIFALAICTLLFSCDEKYPDLGDGLFAEIVTNKGTMVAKLYYDKTPVTVANFVALAEGNHPMVDSIYKGKKYYNGLIFHRVMNDFMIQGGDPLGTGTGNPGYRFGDEFDDTLKHDKPGILSMANGGPGTNGSQFFITEKPTPWLDNIHTVFGELVLGLDIQDSISNVKVAERNKPIEDIVIQEMNIIRQGFEARNFDAIKTWETELPKLAERAKEKANSAQLEADEAQRKREEKNLAAAKELLPTLNDYKSKAKTLPSGLMTYLVKKGTGEKPKQGAKVKVWYEGYFTDGRLLDSNIKEVAEKFGHYNEMRDQQKGYTPMPTQVSPNARNIAGFNEGLANMNVGDKMYLYIPSHLAWGENGRPPVEPNTDLVFFIEMVEITK; from the coding sequence ATGAAGATTTTTAAACACTCAATGAAAATTTTTGCTTTAGCAATATGTACACTATTATTCTCATGCGATGAGAAGTATCCAGATTTAGGAGATGGCTTATTTGCTGAAATAGTGACCAATAAAGGCACCATGGTAGCCAAACTATATTATGATAAAACACCTGTAACTGTTGCTAATTTTGTAGCGTTAGCCGAAGGCAATCATCCAATGGTTGACAGTATATACAAAGGGAAGAAATATTACAATGGATTAATCTTCCATCGTGTTATGAATGATTTCATGATTCAAGGTGGTGATCCTCTTGGAACAGGTACTGGAAACCCAGGATACCGCTTTGGTGATGAATTTGATGATACTTTGAAGCATGATAAACCAGGTATTTTATCAATGGCAAATGGTGGTCCAGGAACCAATGGAAGTCAGTTTTTTATTACCGAAAAACCAACTCCTTGGTTAGATAACATTCATACTGTTTTTGGTGAATTAGTTTTAGGACTAGACATACAAGATTCAATTTCTAATGTAAAGGTTGCTGAACGAAACAAACCAATTGAAGATATAGTAATTCAAGAAATGAATATTATTAGACAAGGTTTTGAAGCTCGCAATTTTGACGCTATTAAAACTTGGGAAACTGAATTACCTAAACTTGCTGAGCGTGCAAAAGAAAAAGCTAATAGCGCACAATTGGAAGCCGATGAAGCTCAAAGAAAAAGAGAAGAAAAGAATTTAGCAGCAGCTAAAGAGCTATTACCAACACTAAATGACTATAAAAGCAAAGCTAAAACATTGCCTTCTGGACTAATGACTTACTTAGTCAAAAAAGGTACTGGTGAAAAGCCAAAACAAGGAGCAAAAGTAAAAGTTTGGTATGAAGGTTATTTTACAGATGGCAGATTACTAGATTCAAATATAAAAGAAGTAGCCGAAAAATTTGGCCACTATAACGAAATGAGAGACCAACAAAAAGGTTACACACCAATGCCAACTCAAGTAAGTCCAAATGCAAGAAACATTGCTGGATTTAACGAAGGTTTAGCAAATATGAATGTTGGTGATAAAATGTATTTATACATCCCATCTCATTTGGCTTGGGGAGAAAATGGCAGACCACCAGTTGAACCAAATACAGATTTAGTGTTTTTTATTGAAATGGTAGAAATAACTAAATAG
- the gldI gene encoding gliding motility-associated peptidyl-prolyl isomerase GldI translates to MKRLLILTLTSILFFGCKSPEARRPVSVKTGSFIDASVERNKKLNETERNRILELIRKDKNAEYIASENGFWYSYNTKIEEDDITPEFGDIVNFKYNVSDLNGNSIYTEDELKPRDYTMDKEELFSGLREGLKLMKAGETVTFLFPSQKAYGYYGDTNKIGTSVPLICNVTINSITQTETN, encoded by the coding sequence ATGAAAAGACTACTAATTCTAACCCTAACATCCATTCTTTTTTTTGGATGTAAATCGCCTGAAGCGAGGCGGCCGGTTTCTGTTAAAACAGGCTCATTTATTGATGCTTCTGTAGAACGAAACAAAAAACTTAATGAAACTGAACGAAACAGAATACTAGAGCTTATCCGAAAAGATAAAAACGCAGAATATATAGCATCTGAAAATGGGTTTTGGTATAGCTACAATACTAAAATTGAAGAAGATGATATTACTCCTGAGTTTGGTGATATAGTTAATTTTAAATATAATGTATCCGATTTAAACGGAAACTCTATTTATACCGAAGACGAATTAAAACCTAGAGATTATACCATGGATAAAGAAGAATTATTTTCTGGTTTAAGAGAGGGGTTAAAACTTATGAAAGCTGGTGAAACAGTTACCTTTTTATTTCCATCTCAAAAAGCTTATGGCTACTATGGTGATACTAACAAAATAGGAACAAGCGTACCTTTAATATGTAATGTAACAATAAACTCAATAACACAAACAGAAACTAATTAA
- a CDS encoding bifunctional oligoribonuclease/PAP phosphatase NrnA encodes MTKTEISKIKALLKSPKKIVIVPHKNPDGDAMGSTLGLYHYLKLYNHNAIVIAPNDYPDFLKWLPGDDLVLKYDSDKTKADDLILNADIIFTLDFNALHRTGDMETILANAEAIKILIDHHQQPDDYAQYIYSDVTMCSTSQMIYHFIEMLEDVKAINANISTCLYTGVMTDTGSFRFRSTTSTTHRVIASLIDNGADNAQIHNNVYDTNSFNKLQLLGRALSNLKLISDFNTAYITLSQKELNLFDYKKGDTEGIVNYALSLNGVKFAVIFIENQSEGIVKISLRSKDHFDVNMFAREHFNGGGHINAAGGRSELSLKKTIEKFISILPIYKNDLKS; translated from the coding sequence ATGACTAAAACAGAGATTTCAAAAATAAAAGCTTTATTAAAATCACCTAAAAAAATAGTGATTGTCCCTCATAAAAATCCTGATGGGGATGCTATGGGTTCAACACTTGGATTATATCATTACTTAAAGCTATATAATCATAATGCTATAGTCATTGCGCCTAATGATTATCCCGATTTCTTAAAATGGCTCCCTGGAGATGACTTAGTTTTAAAATATGATTCTGATAAAACTAAAGCAGATGACTTAATTTTGAATGCTGATATTATTTTTACTTTAGATTTTAACGCCTTACATAGAACTGGCGATATGGAAACCATTTTAGCAAATGCTGAAGCTATAAAAATTCTAATCGATCACCATCAGCAACCTGATGATTATGCACAGTATATTTACTCTGATGTAACTATGTGCTCTACATCTCAAATGATTTATCATTTTATAGAAATGCTTGAAGATGTTAAAGCTATTAACGCTAATATTAGTACTTGCTTGTATACTGGAGTAATGACAGATACTGGATCTTTTAGGTTTAGGTCTACGACAAGCACGACGCATCGTGTAATTGCAAGTCTTATAGATAATGGAGCAGACAATGCTCAAATACATAATAATGTATATGACACAAATAGTTTTAATAAACTGCAGTTATTAGGACGTGCTTTAAGTAACCTAAAATTGATTTCAGATTTTAATACTGCTTATATTACTTTATCTCAAAAAGAGCTAAATTTATTCGATTATAAAAAAGGAGATACTGAGGGTATTGTTAATTATGCTTTATCCTTAAATGGCGTAAAATTTGCTGTTATTTTCATTGAAAATCAAAGTGAAGGTATTGTAAAAATATCGTTACGATCTAAAGACCATTTTGATGTAAACATGTTTGCAAGAGAACATTTTAATGGTGGAGGACATATAAATGCAGCAGGTGGAAGAAGCGAATTATCACTTAAAAAAACAATTGAAAAATTTATTAGTATCTTACCAATCTATAAAAATGACCTCAAATCATGA
- a CDS encoding alkaline phosphatase D family protein yields MKTIFKYVLLVLLVISCKSNKEKSINLKETKEIDFIIAFGSCNRQSFENKLWKPVLENKPIAWIWGGDVIYSDTDDMKLMSQHYQQQLQQEGYDQIIKGMKVLGTWDDHDYGLNDGGLEYVAKAESQQLFLDFIGVSKTDSRRKREGVYHSEVIETDKGSVKVIVLDTRYFRSALTPSDNPEHRYQPNVYGEGTMLGDIQWQWLENELNSSKSDFNLIVSSIQFLSAEHGFETWGTMPHEVDKLKNLISTSKANGVIVLSGDRHISEFSKITIEGLDYPLIDFTSSGMTHSYTSFDGEPNQYREGQVVSDLSFGLLKINFDTKKVVMQMRGENNVLQQELTQTY; encoded by the coding sequence ATGAAGACAATTTTTAAATATGTATTGCTAGTTTTACTTGTAATTTCATGTAAAAGCAATAAGGAGAAATCAATTAATTTAAAAGAAACTAAAGAAATTGACTTTATAATCGCTTTTGGATCTTGTAATAGGCAATCGTTTGAAAACAAACTCTGGAAACCTGTTTTAGAAAATAAACCTATAGCTTGGATTTGGGGAGGCGATGTTATTTATTCTGATACTGATGATATGAAATTAATGTCACAACATTATCAGCAACAACTTCAACAAGAAGGTTACGACCAGATAATTAAGGGAATGAAAGTTTTAGGTACTTGGGATGATCATGATTATGGATTAAATGATGGTGGTTTGGAGTATGTAGCTAAAGCAGAAAGTCAGCAATTATTTTTAGATTTTATAGGTGTTTCGAAGACAGATAGTAGAAGGAAACGTGAAGGGGTATACCATTCAGAAGTTATAGAAACAGATAAAGGAAGTGTGAAAGTTATTGTTTTAGATACACGTTATTTTAGAAGTGCTTTAACACCATCTGATAATCCTGAGCATCGATATCAACCAAATGTCTATGGAGAAGGTACAATGTTAGGCGATATACAATGGCAATGGCTAGAGAATGAATTAAATTCCTCAAAATCTGATTTTAACCTAATTGTAAGTAGTATCCAGTTTTTATCTGCTGAACACGGTTTTGAAACTTGGGGAACTATGCCTCATGAAGTGGATAAGCTTAAAAACTTAATTAGTACATCTAAAGCAAATGGTGTTATTGTATTGTCTGGTGACAGACATATTTCGGAGTTTTCTAAAATTACCATAGAAGGGTTAGATTATCCTTTAATTGATTTTACTTCAAGCGGAATGACACACTCGTATACTAGTTTTGATGGTGAACCAAATCAATATAGAGAGGGACAAGTAGTTTCCGATTTAAGTTTTGGACTACTTAAAATTAATTTTGATACCAAAAAGGTTGTTATGCAAATGCGAGGAGAGAATAATGTATTACAGCAAGAACTAACACAAACTTATTAA